From candidate division WOR-3 bacterium, the proteins below share one genomic window:
- a CDS encoding CNNM domain-containing protein has product MTDFILPLILSISIGVFTASETALVSIERVKILKAKWEKKRWALRLEKFITRPERFFSTILVCENFIIVVASTLYARFFVDIMGSNGIIVSTVTLSLFSLLFGQFIPKSIALSHPVSTMATLSNVIYYIEIVTYPVVWLYANMAKYVAILFRSTSESHSTQRLDIVHAMSEYEEEASKLASRLFNFSTRRVGEVMIPMDAAFMCTQGYELDTIVKSETRIFTRIPVYVGTRNNIIGIFNIKDYLYSGEITLREPFFVRADERCMTIFLAMKQKGEHMAIVIDGEHQVGIVTLEDLIEELVGEIRDEK; this is encoded by the coding sequence GTGACAGATTTCATTTTGCCGCTCATACTATCCATTAGCATCGGTGTTTTTACAGCAAGCGAAACTGCCCTCGTAAGTATTGAAAGAGTAAAGATACTCAAAGCAAAGTGGGAGAAGAAGAGATGGGCATTACGGCTTGAAAAGTTCATCACTCGTCCCGAAAGATTCTTCTCCACGATTCTGGTTTGCGAGAACTTCATAATTGTTGTTGCATCGACTCTCTACGCAAGATTCTTCGTCGACATAATGGGTAGTAATGGTATCATCGTATCTACGGTCACATTATCCCTCTTCTCTCTACTCTTTGGGCAATTCATACCTAAATCGATTGCCCTCTCTCATCCGGTCAGCACAATGGCTACACTATCTAATGTGATTTATTATATCGAGATCGTGACCTATCCGGTCGTTTGGCTATATGCTAACATGGCAAAGTATGTTGCGATTCTCTTCCGCAGCACAAGTGAATCTCATTCAACCCAGCGTCTTGATATTGTACATGCGATGAGCGAATACGAAGAAGAAGCCAGCAAGCTTGCTTCCCGGCTCTTCAACTTTTCAACAAGAAGAGTTGGTGAAGTCATGATCCCAATGGATGCTGCCTTTATGTGTACACAAGGTTATGAGCTCGACACAATTGTGAAAAGCGAAACCAGGATATTTACGCGGATCCCTGTCTACGTCGGTACACGGAACAATATTATCGGTATATTCAATATCAAGGACTATCTCTATTCAGGCGAAATTACGTTACGTGAACCTTTCTTCGTACGTGCTGATGAAAGGTGCATGACAATATTCCTTGCGATGAAGCAAAAAGGGGAACACATGGCAATCGTCATCGATGGAGAACATCAAGTAGGGATAGTAACACTTGAAGATTTGATCGAAGAGTTGGTTGGTGAAATCAGAGATGAAAAATGA
- a CDS encoding DnaJ domain-containing protein, with product MDNYYSILGIMQNATPGEIKRAYLGLVQKYHPDRFADAREKQKAHEIFSRVTAAYRTLSDEKLRAKYDQSLTKYTTDADEAKEIQAQNLFNRAVEHINNGEPWPALNLLKTAYSYDMRPLYLSYLGLAQVYTKRNQSDGFKKLEHALKKELFNPTMHYNIGLAFEFVGKTKEALRSYKQVLTWDSKHKRAKLGVVRLSTSKKGFISKLFGGNK from the coding sequence ATGGATAATTACTACTCCATATTGGGTATTATGCAGAACGCAACTCCCGGGGAGATAAAGAGAGCTTATCTCGGGCTCGTGCAGAAATATCACCCCGATCGTTTTGCCGATGCGCGAGAGAAACAAAAGGCACACGAAATATTCTCACGCGTAACGGCAGCATACCGAACTCTATCGGATGAGAAACTTCGGGCCAAATACGACCAATCCCTAACCAAATACACTACAGATGCAGACGAAGCAAAGGAAATCCAAGCGCAAAATCTCTTCAACCGGGCGGTAGAGCACATAAATAACGGGGAGCCATGGCCTGCCCTCAATCTACTCAAGACTGCGTACAGCTATGACATGCGCCCATTGTATCTTTCATACCTGGGACTTGCACAAGTATATACAAAAAGAAACCAATCCGACGGGTTCAAAAAACTAGAACATGCACTAAAAAAGGAATTATTCAACCCGACAATGCATTACAACATTGGATTGGCGTTTGAATTCGTCGGTAAGACAAAAGAAGCCCTTCGTTCATACAAACAGGTACTTACCTGGGACTCAAAACATAAGCGCGCAAAATTAGGTGTGGTACGGCTCAGTACATCGAAAAAGGGCTTCATTTCCAAGCTATTCGGAGGTAATAAGTGA
- a CDS encoding tetratricopeptide repeat protein — translation METGEFEVLLEVGQAYLLSKDYGKAITKFSEALRINPHDPETYYYLGLAYEGAERYSEAVQTYEKTLKIDRGHGNAEIRLNEVKKKLEETKKKKK, via the coding sequence ATGGAAACAGGAGAATTTGAGGTTTTACTAGAAGTAGGTCAGGCGTACTTATTAAGTAAGGATTATGGAAAAGCAATAACAAAATTCAGCGAGGCGCTTAGAATAAACCCTCACGACCCAGAGACGTATTATTATCTGGGGCTTGCATATGAGGGCGCCGAAAGGTATTCGGAAGCGGTGCAAACATACGAAAAAACACTCAAGATCGATCGTGGCCATGGCAATGCTGAAATCCGCCTCAACGAAGTCAAAAAGAAACTTGAAGAAACAAAGAAAAAAAAGAAATGA
- the nadB gene encoding L-aspartate oxidase, with amino-acid sequence MPKQVDFLVVGSGIAGLTFATKAAKYGKVSVLTKKRKADSSTNYAQGGIAAVFGRDDAPQYHIEDTVKAGEGLCHEDAVATMVHEGPGLVQELQSMGCRFSMDPQGNFDLGQEGGHSRRRIVHAKDYTGQEIERVLLEETKKAGVSISENEIALDLLIQNGDCLGIYYLDADTRQIDIIYANVTVLATGGIGQVYQHTTNPPIATGDGIAMAYRAGAKIANMEFVQFHPTAVYNIKIDGRSFLISEAVRGEGGTLKTKDGTAFMEKYARAGNLAPRDVVARACLSEMIATNAKYVLLDVAHLQADFIKNRFPTIYETCLSWGIDITREPIPVVPAAHYLCGGIQVNEWAESSIPRLFALGECSCTGVHGANRLASNSLLEALVFASRASERVKEMKNVSPAKKVQIKQSARTGPNLMFQIKEIMDQNVGLIRNEKALRAAQSMIAKFRDLFEDGIHIINAESRNTTVIAKLIIESALERKESRGLHFMTDHPEKRREYSSDTIKRIDDNRK; translated from the coding sequence ATGCCTAAGCAGGTAGATTTTCTGGTCGTAGGTTCGGGCATTGCCGGGTTGACTTTTGCTACCAAAGCAGCCAAGTATGGCAAAGTATCAGTCCTCACAAAAAAAAGAAAAGCAGATTCCAGCACCAATTATGCGCAAGGTGGAATCGCGGCCGTATTTGGCAGGGATGATGCTCCGCAGTATCATATAGAGGATACTGTGAAGGCAGGCGAGGGTTTATGCCATGAGGATGCGGTTGCGACCATGGTGCACGAAGGACCCGGATTGGTGCAAGAACTCCAGTCCATGGGATGTCGATTTTCAATGGATCCCCAGGGCAACTTTGACCTTGGACAAGAAGGCGGTCATTCCAGAAGACGCATCGTGCATGCGAAGGACTATACCGGGCAAGAAATAGAAAGAGTGCTGCTCGAGGAAACCAAGAAAGCTGGCGTGTCCATAAGCGAAAATGAAATCGCGCTGGACCTTCTCATCCAGAACGGCGATTGCCTTGGTATCTATTACCTTGATGCGGACACGCGTCAGATCGACATAATATATGCAAACGTGACGGTTTTGGCAACGGGCGGCATTGGCCAGGTATACCAGCATACTACAAATCCCCCGATCGCTACGGGTGACGGTATTGCAATGGCATATCGTGCTGGAGCAAAAATAGCAAATATGGAATTCGTGCAATTTCACCCGACTGCGGTATACAACATAAAGATCGACGGACGCTCCTTTCTCATCTCGGAAGCAGTGCGTGGCGAAGGAGGGACACTGAAAACAAAAGACGGGACCGCGTTCATGGAAAAATATGCAAGGGCTGGAAATCTAGCACCACGTGATGTCGTCGCCCGCGCATGCTTGAGTGAAATGATCGCGACAAATGCCAAATACGTGCTTCTCGATGTAGCCCACCTCCAGGCGGATTTTATTAAGAATCGCTTCCCTACAATCTACGAAACCTGCCTCTCCTGGGGTATCGACATCACACGTGAACCAATCCCTGTAGTACCGGCAGCGCACTACCTCTGTGGCGGGATACAGGTTAATGAATGGGCAGAATCCTCTATACCCAGATTATTTGCACTGGGTGAATGCAGCTGTACAGGAGTGCACGGGGCGAATCGACTCGCGTCGAATTCCCTGCTCGAAGCACTGGTGTTCGCCAGCCGAGCATCAGAACGGGTAAAGGAAATGAAAAACGTCAGCCCGGCAAAAAAGGTACAGATTAAGCAAAGTGCCAGGACCGGTCCGAACCTGATGTTTCAAATCAAGGAGATAATGGACCAAAATGTCGGGTTGATCAGGAATGAAAAAGCACTACGTGCGGCACAATCTATGATAGCGAAATTCAGGGACCTCTTTGAAGACGGTATCCACATAATCAACGCCGAGTCGCGCAACACGACCGTAATCGCAAAGCTCATCATTGAAAGTGCACTCGAGCGTAAAGAATCCCGTGGTCTGCACTTCATGACTGACCACCCTGAAAAACGTCGAGAGTATTCCAGTGATACAATAAAGAGAATCGATGACAACCGCAAATGA
- the ligA gene encoding NAD-dependent DNA ligase LigA: MTSRQAKKRIERLRRELDYHDYRYYVLNQPEISDIEYDRLYKELEELERAHPEYVTPDSPTQRVGGEPLREFKTVEHRIKMLSLDNTYSEQEVRDFDKRIRKIVETPVKYETTLKIDGVAVTLNYQHGNFVRGATRGDGVYGDEITQNLRTIRSVPLHLLTEAADLQDIEVRGEVYLPKASFKALNREREKSGEPLFANPRNAAAGTLKLQDPRAVADRGLDIFIHTVPVSPGANYRSHYAVLRLLHEAGFKVIPHVELCRSIDEVFDYIAYWRDRRDKLDYEVDGLVIKVDDFHARETIGFTAKSPKWAIAFKYPARQAITELTDIQLQVGRTGRITPVALLDPVSLSGSTISRATLHNEDEIKRREIKIGDHVVIEKGGEVIPKVVEVVKEKRTGREKTFRFPSRCPVCNQKIYRLPDEADWRCVNSSCPAQIKGKILHFASRQAMDIEGLGYVLVNKLVDVGLVSGFDDIYRLDAATVADIERMGKTSAQNLIAGIDQSKKRPFTSVLYALGIPNIGINASHLLVEKFTNINSIVKASVEELIQIDGIGEILATSIKNYFSIKKNVDTINNLKKFGLNFSLKPVRTTESLLTGKTFVFSGELKSMTRDEAQEVVRKLGGHPSSSVSKKTDYLVKGIEPGSKYDKALRLGVKIIDEQKFLRMTEIK; this comes from the coding sequence GTGACGTCACGGCAGGCGAAGAAGAGAATAGAACGTTTACGTAGAGAATTAGATTATCATGACTACCGTTATTATGTGCTCAACCAGCCAGAAATTTCTGATATCGAGTATGATCGTCTCTATAAAGAGCTGGAAGAACTCGAACGAGCACATCCAGAGTATGTGACCCCAGATTCGCCAACCCAGCGCGTTGGCGGTGAACCGCTACGTGAATTCAAGACAGTGGAGCATAGGATCAAGATGCTCAGTCTGGATAATACCTACTCAGAGCAGGAAGTCAGGGATTTTGACAAAAGGATAAGAAAAATAGTAGAGACACCGGTCAAATATGAAACGACATTGAAGATCGATGGCGTGGCAGTAACGCTGAACTATCAGCACGGCAACTTTGTGCGGGGCGCCACACGGGGTGACGGAGTGTATGGTGATGAAATAACACAGAATCTGAGGACGATACGATCGGTCCCGCTCCATCTCTTGACTGAGGCAGCCGATTTGCAGGATATTGAGGTCAGGGGAGAGGTCTATCTGCCGAAGGCATCTTTCAAGGCGTTGAACCGAGAGCGTGAAAAATCCGGTGAACCGCTGTTTGCCAATCCTCGGAATGCCGCTGCCGGTACACTAAAACTGCAGGACCCCCGTGCCGTCGCCGATAGAGGTCTGGATATCTTCATCCATACGGTTCCGGTGTCACCGGGAGCGAATTACAGGTCACACTATGCGGTGCTAAGGCTTTTGCACGAGGCAGGATTTAAGGTCATACCACATGTAGAACTCTGTAGAAGCATTGATGAGGTTTTCGACTACATTGCGTACTGGCGGGACAGGCGAGATAAGCTTGATTATGAGGTGGATGGTCTGGTTATCAAGGTCGATGATTTCCATGCCCGTGAAACAATTGGTTTTACAGCGAAAAGCCCGAAGTGGGCTATTGCCTTCAAATATCCAGCACGACAGGCGATCACTGAATTGACGGATATCCAGCTGCAGGTTGGTCGTACCGGCAGGATAACACCCGTGGCTCTGCTCGATCCGGTTTCTCTGTCAGGATCGACCATATCGCGGGCAACCTTGCACAACGAGGATGAAATAAAACGGCGTGAAATCAAAATTGGCGATCATGTGGTCATCGAGAAGGGTGGCGAGGTGATCCCCAAGGTCGTTGAGGTCGTTAAGGAGAAACGGACAGGCAGGGAGAAGACATTTCGTTTTCCAAGCAGATGCCCGGTCTGCAATCAGAAGATCTATCGCTTGCCAGATGAAGCTGACTGGCGTTGCGTTAATTCCTCTTGCCCGGCTCAAATAAAAGGGAAAATCCTTCATTTCGCGTCTAGGCAAGCCATGGATATAGAAGGGTTGGGGTATGTTCTGGTCAACAAACTCGTAGATGTGGGGCTCGTAAGTGGTTTTGACGATATCTATAGGCTTGATGCAGCTACGGTAGCAGATATCGAACGTATGGGTAAAACCTCTGCTCAGAACCTTATCGCTGGCATTGATCAGAGCAAGAAGCGGCCATTCACGAGCGTTCTGTATGCTCTCGGCATACCAAATATCGGAATCAATGCCTCACACTTGCTCGTGGAGAAATTCACCAATATCAATAGCATAGTAAAAGCTTCGGTTGAAGAATTGATTCAAATTGATGGAATTGGGGAGATACTTGCTACAAGTATAAAAAATTACTTTAGTATTAAGAAGAACGTTGACACGATTAATAATCTCAAGAAATTCGGTCTCAATTTCAGCCTAAAACCTGTAAGAACCACGGAGAGCCTTCTGACCGGCAAGACTTTCGTCTTTTCAGGTGAGCTGAAGTCCATGACCAGGGATGAAGCACAGGAAGTTGTGCGTAAGCTTGGTGGTCATCCATCGTCGAGTGTATCCAAGAAAACAGACTACCTGGTAAAAGGAATAGAACCTGGTTCTAAGTACGACAAGGCTTTGAGACTGGGCGTAAAGATTATTGATGAACAAAAATTTCTGCGAATGACAGAAATTAAGTAA
- a CDS encoding valine--tRNA ligase → MKEFPSRYDPAEMEKKLYDFWLESKFFTPDINSDKPPYTIMIPLPNVTGRLTLGHVLNNSLQDILIRYKKLTGHETLWLMGMDHAGIATQVVVEEKLRSRSITKEELGREKFVEEVWKWKEESAQIIREQLKRAGYALDWSREQFTLSENYSKKVIKVFVDMYNKGLIYRGEYIINWCPRCLTALSDEQVETEEKPGKLYFIRYPIASSDEYITVATTRPETMLGDTAVCVNPRDKRYKAFIGRRAILPIMEREIPIISDEYVDPEFGTGALKVTPAHDPFDFELAKKHKLDFIDIMNPDGTLNALTRQFNGQDRYEARKKIVEQLKASGLLEKIEDYKLPLAKCERCDTAIEPRISKQWFVRMKPLADPALKAVKESRVRIFPQRWVNLYNYWMENVRDWCISRQLWWGHRIPVYYCNSCYDPDSADSEQGITVAEAKPDRCSNCGSVDIYQDEDVLDTWFSSWLWPFATLGWPADTEDYRRFYPTQTLVTGWDIIYLWVARMIMAGLEFTKQVPFTDVAFHVMIRDDKGRKMSKSLGNSPDPIQLIEKYGADALRFGLLLITPREQDVLFTEKSIDVGRKFCNKLWNAARLISITAADGEFDIERISVYDAWVIGRFNTLLSKVEENFATYEINATTKEIYDFVWHTFCDWYLEFLKAKPSAVARYLLKQLLVTLHPFMPFITEELYQKFGFQKESIMLETWPDKISIKKDAQHVDRLVHLIEEIRNVRGIFNINAKEKLNITINADDDITGFFKGNEDIVKKLSLTETIMYSRPGKEAMASIIMSDMECYVILSGIDIAKEKGRLDSEIDFLAKRIDEIKHRLNNPNYMNKANETTKQRERERLEAFLKKKEGIQKAMKRL, encoded by the coding sequence ATGAAAGAATTTCCCAGCCGGTATGATCCTGCCGAAATGGAGAAAAAGTTATACGATTTCTGGTTAGAATCGAAGTTCTTCACGCCAGATATCAATTCGGACAAACCACCCTACACAATCATGATACCCCTACCCAATGTCACGGGACGACTTACCCTGGGGCACGTTCTCAATAATTCCCTTCAAGACATACTCATAAGATACAAGAAGCTTACCGGACACGAAACCTTATGGTTGATGGGTATGGACCATGCTGGAATCGCTACTCAAGTAGTGGTCGAAGAAAAGCTACGCAGCAGGAGTATTACAAAAGAGGAGCTGGGTAGGGAAAAATTCGTGGAGGAAGTATGGAAATGGAAGGAAGAATCTGCCCAGATTATTCGGGAACAATTGAAAAGAGCCGGCTACGCCCTAGACTGGTCTCGTGAACAATTCACGCTCTCTGAGAATTACTCTAAGAAAGTAATAAAGGTATTCGTTGACATGTACAATAAGGGTCTGATCTACCGGGGGGAATATATTATTAACTGGTGCCCGCGGTGCCTGACCGCGCTCTCTGACGAACAGGTAGAAACCGAGGAGAAACCCGGCAAACTATACTTTATCAGATATCCGATAGCCAGCAGCGATGAATACATAACCGTCGCTACGACCAGACCTGAAACAATGCTTGGGGATACAGCTGTATGCGTCAATCCACGTGATAAACGATATAAAGCATTCATCGGCCGCCGGGCTATCCTACCGATCATGGAAAGGGAAATACCCATCATTTCTGATGAATACGTTGACCCGGAGTTCGGTACGGGCGCACTGAAGGTCACCCCGGCGCATGATCCGTTCGATTTTGAGCTGGCGAAGAAGCATAAACTTGATTTCATTGATATCATGAATCCGGACGGCACTCTGAATGCCCTTACCCGGCAGTTCAACGGACAGGACCGTTACGAAGCAAGAAAGAAGATTGTCGAACAGTTAAAAGCTTCGGGCTTGCTTGAAAAGATCGAAGACTACAAACTACCGCTCGCAAAATGCGAGCGCTGTGACACTGCGATTGAGCCGAGAATCTCAAAACAATGGTTCGTTAGAATGAAACCACTGGCCGACCCGGCGCTCAAAGCGGTAAAAGAAAGCAGGGTACGCATTTTCCCTCAGAGGTGGGTGAACCTTTACAATTACTGGATGGAAAATGTAAGAGACTGGTGCATTTCACGGCAGCTCTGGTGGGGGCACCGCATACCGGTATACTACTGTAATTCCTGCTACGACCCTGATAGTGCTGATTCAGAGCAAGGTATCACGGTTGCCGAAGCAAAACCTGACCGTTGCTCTAATTGCGGCTCGGTAGATATATACCAGGATGAAGACGTCCTCGATACGTGGTTCTCTTCATGGTTGTGGCCTTTCGCAACACTCGGCTGGCCAGCTGATACCGAGGATTACCGTCGCTTCTACCCTACTCAAACACTCGTTACCGGTTGGGACATAATATATCTATGGGTCGCGCGTATGATCATGGCAGGATTGGAATTTACCAAACAAGTTCCCTTCACGGACGTCGCATTTCACGTCATGATCCGCGACGATAAAGGACGAAAGATGTCCAAAAGCCTGGGCAACTCACCCGATCCTATACAACTCATAGAGAAATATGGTGCTGACGCGCTGAGATTCGGCTTGCTCTTGATAACACCGCGAGAGCAGGATGTTCTCTTCACTGAAAAATCTATTGATGTGGGCAGGAAATTCTGTAACAAATTGTGGAATGCCGCAAGATTGATATCGATCACTGCAGCCGATGGGGAATTCGATATTGAACGAATCTCGGTGTACGATGCCTGGGTTATAGGCCGCTTTAACACACTGCTGTCGAAAGTTGAAGAAAATTTCGCTACTTATGAAATCAATGCAACAACAAAAGAGATATATGATTTTGTCTGGCATACGTTCTGCGATTGGTATCTGGAGTTCCTGAAGGCGAAACCTTCCGCTGTAGCAAGATATTTACTGAAGCAATTGCTGGTGACCCTGCACCCGTTCATGCCGTTTATCACCGAAGAGTTATATCAGAAATTCGGGTTCCAGAAAGAAAGCATCATGCTCGAGACTTGGCCGGATAAGATCAGCATCAAGAAGGATGCTCAGCATGTCGATCGGCTCGTCCATCTGATTGAAGAAATCCGTAATGTCCGTGGAATCTTCAATATTAATGCAAAAGAAAAACTGAATATCACAATAAATGCGGATGATGATATTACAGGTTTCTTCAAAGGGAATGAAGATATTGTAAAGAAATTATCCCTTACAGAAACTATCATGTATTCTCGACCGGGCAAAGAAGCGATGGCGAGCATCATCATGTCTGATATGGAGTGCTACGTTATACTATCAGGGATCGACATAGCTAAGGAAAAAGGGCGCCTGGACAGCGAAATTGATTTTCTCGCAAAACGGATCGATGAGATCAAGCACCGTTTGAACAATCCGAATTACATGAATAAAGCAAACGAAACAACCAAACAGAGGGAAAGAGAACGTCTTGAAGCCTTCCTGAAGAAAAAGGAAGGTATTCAGAAAGCGATGAAGAGATTATGA
- the mutM gene encoding bifunctional DNA-formamidopyrimidine glycosylase/DNA-(apurinic or apyrimidinic site) lyase, producing MPELPEVETIARELRPKIRGRTITDCVILRPDVIAHPKPAQFCKAIVGEKILDVSRRAKYLILELGHEKRLVFHLRLSGTMAIIPTHLEPHKFSRLALVLNDCQLLFNEPRVLGRVYLIKAKDTPPNLKGFYNLGCEPVSDDFTPDYLKAKIKNRKARIKSLLLDQNICAGMGNIYSDEALFRAGIRPLRRANRITNREIEKLTKALRDVITEGILNFGTSVSDYTRTDGKDGNFQNFLCVYGREGEPCRKCGTMIALKKIGNRGTRYCPKCQH from the coding sequence ATGCCTGAACTGCCAGAAGTAGAAACCATCGCCCGCGAGCTGCGACCCAAGATCCGCGGTAGAACCATTACTGATTGTGTGATACTACGGCCTGACGTAATAGCACATCCGAAGCCGGCACAATTCTGCAAAGCAATTGTTGGAGAAAAAATACTTGACGTAAGCAGAAGAGCCAAGTATCTGATTCTGGAATTGGGTCACGAGAAACGGCTTGTTTTCCATCTGCGTCTTTCCGGAACCATGGCTATCATTCCAACACATCTTGAACCGCACAAATTCTCAAGACTCGCTCTAGTATTGAACGACTGCCAGTTATTGTTCAACGAACCTCGTGTGCTGGGACGGGTATATCTGATCAAGGCTAAAGATACTCCTCCCAACCTCAAGGGATTCTACAACCTCGGTTGTGAACCGGTTTCTGACGACTTCACACCTGATTACTTGAAGGCAAAGATAAAGAACCGAAAAGCAAGGATAAAATCGCTTCTCCTGGACCAAAATATCTGCGCGGGCATGGGTAATATATATTCTGACGAAGCTTTATTCCGCGCTGGCATTAGACCGCTGAGAAGGGCCAATCGGATAACGAACAGAGAAATAGAGAAACTCACAAAAGCGTTGAGAGATGTGATAACCGAAGGAATCCTCAATTTTGGCACATCGGTCTCTGACTACACAAGAACCGACGGGAAGGATGGTAATTTCCAGAATTTCCTTTGCGTATACGGGCGAGAAGGTGAACCTTGCAGAAAATGCGGCACCATGATAGCGCTGAAGAAGATCGGCAATCGAGGCACCAGGTACTGCCCGAAGTGCCAGCACTAG